In Fusarium oxysporum Fo47 chromosome VII, complete sequence, the following proteins share a genomic window:
- a CDS encoding beta-lactamase/transpeptidase-like protein, with translation MDATAQANDRSSVGKTPLTEDFASFVTEILDKWKVPGLSIAVIDGDQVFAEGYGFATLPDEPATPETLWHAASTTKAQTAATLARLINSGDHPALANGWSTTISSIVHDDFVLQDAWATEHITLDDAVSHRTGIAAHDKSYAQVVEGKEVKPKDIVRNLRNLPLSTEPRLKFSYTNLMYTTLSHVIETVTGKWLGDVMKELIWGPLDMNSTFFDLQDAINAPYQLASGYYWDKKEGKYGEVPFMNITELSGAGAIFSNVLDYAKWVKCLLHEAPPFSKEVHKDIKSPRILKSIQPNGPYDIKTYGLGWERTHFKGHVIYMHSGGLHAYGAQVYWLPEAKYGVVAFANTATTSNAAEEILAWKLIQDRFGIPENERFDFDANYRKFWNGLSSTVDEGVDILYPERPNPPLPATVNTTKLQGIYYDPGYGRIALREQPHPNRSDEKILVADRQEMTWKYQMNLHHVSGDYWVVYLPLLENPGYFTEFVAAEFKIGNDGKPVGLQVDWVDRVTDEVEGKVLFKKVD, from the exons ATGGACGCAACTGCCCAGGCGAACGATCGCAGTTCAGTGGGCAAGACTCCGCTCACCGAGGATTTCGCCAGTTTTGTTACAGAGATATTGGATAAGTGGAAAGTCCCAGGTTTGTCCATTGCTGTGATTGATGGCGACCAGGTCTTCGCTGAG GGATACGGCTTTGCGACATTGCCCGATGAGCCAGCCACACCGGAAACACTTTGGCACGCTGCTTCAACTACAAAGGCACAGACTGCCGCTACCCTAGCCCGCCTGATCAACTCCGGAGACCACCCGGCTCTCGCCAACGGTTGGTCAACGACAATCTCATCTATTGTCCATGACGACTTCGTCCTTCAGGACGCGTGGGCGACAGAGCACATCACGCTAGACGATGCTGTAAGTCATCGCACAGGGATAGCAGCCCACGATAAATCCTATGCACAGGTAGTGGAAGGGAAGGAGGTTAAGCCTAAGGATATTGTTCGCAACTTGAGGAATCTACCCTTATCTACCGAGCCCCGGCTCAAGttctcttatactaatttaatGTATACCACGCTCTCACATGTCATTGAGACTGTTACGGGCAAATGGCTTGGAGACGTAATGAAGGAGCTGATCTGGGGTCCGCTGGATATGAACTCCACTTTTTTCGACTTGCAGGATGCAATCAATGCACCATATCAACTCGCTTCGGGGTACTACTGggacaagaaggaaggaaAATATGGGGAGGTTCCCTTCATGAACATTACGGAACTTAGCGGCGCCGGGGCTATCTTCTCTAATGTCCTTGACTACGCTAAATGGGTGAAATGCCTGCTCCACGAAGCACCGCCATTCTCCAAGGAGGTGCACAAGGACATAAAGTCTCCGAGAATCCTTAAATCCATACAACCGAATGGGCCCTACGATATCAAGACATACGGACTGGGCTGGGAGCGTACCCACTTTAAGGGGCATGTTATATATATGCACAGTGGAGGATTGCACGCCTATGGTGCCCAGGTCTACTGGTTGCCCGAGGCCAAGTATGGCGTCGTTGCGTTCGCGAACACGGCCACTACGTCGAATGCCGCCGAGGAAATCCTGGCATGGAAGTTGATTCAAGACCGGTTTGGGATCCCAGAGAACGAGCGCTTTGATTTTGATGCTAA CTACCGAAAGTTTTGGAACGGTCTAAGCAGTACCGTAGATGAGGGTGTTGATATTCTCTACCCCGAGCGACCGAATCCGCCGCTGCCCGCCACCGTGAATACCACCAAATTGCAGGGCATATACTACGATCCAGGATACGGACGCATCGCATTACGCGAGCAGCCTCACCCTAACAGATCAGATGAGAAGATCCTTGTTGCAGACCGCCAGGAGATGACGTGGAAGTACCAGATGAACCTGCACCACGTCTCTGGTGACTATTGGGTTGTCTACTTGCCATTATTGGAGAATCCAGGGTACTTCACCGAGTTCGTAGCAGCAGAGTTCAAGATCGGAAATGATGGAAAGCCGGTTGGACTGCAGGTGGACTGGGTTGACCGAGTTActgatgaggttgaaggaaAGGTCCtgttcaagaaggttgatTAG